The nucleotide window GACCCGCGACGTCGAGGCGATCACCGCGATGCACGACCGCTGCTCGCAGGCGACGCGGCGGATGCGCTACTTCAGCGCCAAGCCGTCGCTGCCGCGCCGCGCGATCGAGCGGTTCTGCGAGCCGTGGCACGGGCTGACGCTCGTCGCCGAAGGACCGGACGGGTCGGTGCTCGCGCTCGCCCACCTGATCCACGTCCTCGAACCGGGCGTCGCCGAACTGGCGTTCCTGGTCGAGGACGCCTGGCAGGGCCGGGGCCTCGGCCGCCTGCTCACCCGGATGCTCGCCGAACTCGGCCGCGACCGGGGCCTGGTCGAACTGCGCGCGACGACGTTCAGCGAGAACGCCACGATGCGGCGGCTGCTGACCGCGCTCGGCGGCCGGACGCTGCGCACCGAGGAGCCCGCCGTGGTGGAGATCCGGCTGCGGCTGGACGGCCGGGCGCCGGGACGCGCCCTGGCAGGATTGCGGGGTGACCGGCATCTATGACGACCCCTGGGCCTACGAGCTTGCCTGCTCCTTCCGCGACGTCGAACCGGAGGTCGACGCGGTGCTCGGCTGGTGCCGGCGGCACGGCGCGGGCACACCGGGATCGGTGCTGGAACTCGCCGCCGGCCCGGCCGAGCACGCCCGCGCGTTCGCCCGCCGGGGCGTCGCCGCCACCGCGCTCGACCTGAACCCGGCGATGTGCGCGTACGCGCGCGAGCGGGCCGCGCGCGAGGGCGTCGCGATCGACGTCGTGCGCGGCGACATGACCGCGTTCGCGCTCGGCCGCCGCTTCGACCTCGTGGTGACGATGCTGGACTCGACGTCCCACCTCATGACGCTGGACGCGTTCGTCGCCCACCTGGACCGCGCCGCCGGGCACCTGGCGCCCGGCGGCCTCTACGTCCTGGAGATGTCGCACCCGCGCGACCGGCTCGGCGACCCGAGCGTCGGCACGGCGTGGACGGTCGAGCGCGACGGCGTCCGGGCGTCGGTGCGCTGGGGCGGGCGCGAGGACGTCCTTGACCCCGTGACGCAGATCGCCCCGGACCGCGTCGTCATGACGATCGAGTCCGGGGCGGAGCCGCGCACGATCCGCGACGTCGTCCCCTACCGGTTCTGGACGGCGACGGAGCTGGCCGCCGCCGTCCGGCTGTCGGGACGGCTGGAGATCGCCGCCCAGTACGGCGACTTCGGCGACGTGCCCGTCACCGACGCCGCCGCCTGGCGGATGATCAGCGTGCTGCGTCAGCCGAGCGACGCCCAGCCCGGCATCGGGTAGGCGGCCATCAGGTCGCGGATCTCGGCGGCCACGCGGTCGGCGACGGTCGTGTCGCCCTTGGCCGCCGCGACGACCACGTCGTCGAACCACGCCGCGACGCGCGGCATCAGGTCGGGCGTCAGGCCCCGCGTCGTGATCGCGGCGGTGCCGATGCGCAGCCCGGACGGGTCGAACGGCTTGCGCGGGTCGAACGGGACGGCGTTGTAGTTCAGCTCGATGCCCGCCTCGTCCAGCGCGCGGGCGGCGGGCTTGCCGGCGACGTCCTTGTTCGTCAGGTCGATGAGGATCAGGTGGTTGTCGGTGCCGCCGGACACCAGGTCGTAGCCGCGCTCCAGCAGCGCGTCCGCGAGCGCGGCGGCGTTCGCGACGATCCGCCGCGCGTAGTCGGCGAAGTCGGGCCGGGCCGCCTCGGCGAGCGCGACGGCGATCGCGGCGGTCGTGTGGTTGTGCGGGCCGCCCTGAAGGCCGGGGAAGACGGCCCGGTCGACCGCCTTCGCGTGCTCGCCGGTCGTGAGGATCATCGCGCCGCGCGGCCCGCGCAGCGTCTTGTGCGTCGTGGTGGTGACGACGTCGGCGTGCCCGACGGGCGAGGGGTGCGCGCCGCCCGCGACGAGCCCGGCGATGTGCGCGATGTCGGCGGCCAGGACCGCCCCGCACTCGCGCGCGATCTCGGCGAACGCCGGGAAGTCGATCGTCCGGGGCAGCGCGGTGCCGCCGCACCAGATCAGCTTGGGCCGCTCGCGCAGCGCCAGCTCGCGGACCTGGTCCATGTCG belongs to Actinomadura rubteroloni and includes:
- a CDS encoding serine hydroxymethyltransferase — translated: MHQPSLPHLHGQDPSVAGLVEAEARRQFEKIRLIASENYVSPAVLEATGSVLTNKYSEGYAGRRYYEGQQNIDPLELLAVERARTLFGAEHANVQPYSGSPANLAVYAAFLEPGDTVLGLSLPMGGHLTHGWTVSATGKWFNAVRYEVRRDTGRVDMDQVRELALRERPKLIWCGGTALPRTIDFPAFAEIARECGAVLAADIAHIAGLVAGGAHPSPVGHADVVTTTTHKTLRGPRGAMILTTGEHAKAVDRAVFPGLQGGPHNHTTAAIAVALAEAARPDFADYARRIVANAAALADALLERGYDLVSGGTDNHLILIDLTNKDVAGKPAARALDEAGIELNYNAVPFDPRKPFDPSGLRIGTAAITTRGLTPDLMPRVAAWFDDVVVAAAKGDTTVADRVAAEIRDLMAAYPMPGWASLG
- a CDS encoding class I SAM-dependent methyltransferase — translated: MTGIYDDPWAYELACSFRDVEPEVDAVLGWCRRHGAGTPGSVLELAAGPAEHARAFARRGVAATALDLNPAMCAYARERAAREGVAIDVVRGDMTAFALGRRFDLVVTMLDSTSHLMTLDAFVAHLDRAAGHLAPGGLYVLEMSHPRDRLGDPSVGTAWTVERDGVRASVRWGGREDVLDPVTQIAPDRVVMTIESGAEPRTIRDVVPYRFWTATELAAAVRLSGRLEIAAQYGDFGDVPVTDAAAWRMISVLRQPSDAQPGIG